The proteins below come from a single Microtus ochrogaster isolate Prairie Vole_2 chromosome 22, MicOch1.0, whole genome shotgun sequence genomic window:
- the Arrdc4 gene encoding arrestin domain-containing protein 4 produces the protein MGGDAGAGGPRGRVKSLGLVFEDESKGCYSSGETVAGHVLLEAVEPVALRGLRLEAHGRATSAWGPSAGARVCIGGRAPAASSEVEYLNLRLRLLEAPAGEDVALLQPGKHEFPFRFQLPSEPLPTSFSGKYGSIQYCVRAVLERPQVPDQSVRRELPVVSHVDVNTPPLLTPMLKTQEKMIGCWIFTSGPVSLSVKIERKGYCNGEAIPIYAEIENCSSRLVVPKAAIFQTQTYLASGKTKTVRHMVANVRGNHIGSGTTDTWNGKMLKIPPVTPSILDCCIIRVDYSLAVYIHIPGAKKLTQELPLVIGTIPYSGFGRRNSSVASQFSMDMSWLALTLPEQPEAPPNYADVVSEEEFSRHVPPYPQPPDCEGEACYSMFACIQEFRFQPPPLYSEVDPHPSDAEETQPVSFIL, from the exons ATGGGCGGCGATGCGGGAGCCGGTGGTCCCCGGGGCCGCGTCAAGAGCCTGGGACTAGTGTTCGAAGATGAGAGCAAGGGTTGCTACTCCAGCGGGGAGACAGTGGCTGGGCACGTGCTGCTGGAGGCTGTAGAGCCGGTGGCCCTTCGTGGGCTACGCCTGGAGGCTCATGGCCGTGCTACCTCTGCCTGGGGTCCGAGCGCTGGGGCCCGGGTCTGCATCGGTGGCAGGGCTCCAGCAGCTTCCTCGGAGGTGGAATACTTGAACCTGCGCTTGCGCCTACTCGAGGCCCCAGCTG GTGAAGACGTCGCTTTATTACAACCTGGAAAACACGAGTTTCCCTTTCGCTTTCAACTTCCATCAGA GCCGTTGCCAACGTCGTTTAGTGGGAAGTATGGTAGCATCCAGTACTGTGTGAGGGCTGTTTTGGAACGACCCCAAGTACCAGACCAGAGTGTAAGAAGAGAGCTCCCGGTTGTCAGTCACGTGGATGTCAACACACCACCCCTATTG ACTCCTATGCTGAAAACGCAGGAGAAAATGATTGGCTGCTGGATCTTCACGTCTGGCCCTGTGTCGCTGAGTGTCAAGATTGAGAGAAAGGGCTACTGTAACG GAGAAGCTATTCCCATCTATGCCGAAATAGAGAATTGTTCCTCTCGCCTGGTTGTTCCTAAGGCGGCCATATTCCAAACCCAGACGTATTTGGCTAGCGGAAAGACAAAGACAGTCCGGCACATGGTTGCCAATGTTCGAGGAAACCACATTGGTTCTGGAACCACAGACACATGGAACGGGAAAATGCTGAAAATTCCACCTGTTACTCCATCCATCCTGGACTGCTGCATTATCAGAGTGGACTATTCCTTAGCT GTCTACATCCACATTCCTGGTGCTAAAAAACTGACGCAGGAGCTGCCCTTAGTTATCGGTACGATTCCATACAGTGGCTTTGGCCGCAGAAACAGCAGTGTCGCAAGCCAGTTCAGTATGGACATGAGCTGGTTGGCACTGACCCTGCCGGAGCAGCCTGAAG CACCACCAAATTACGCAGACGTGGTGTCCGAGGAAGAATTCTCCCGACACGTTCCTCCATACCCTCAGCCCCCTGACTGTGAAGGAGAAGCCTGCTACTCTATGTTTGCCTGCATACAAGAATTCCGGTTTCAGCCTCCACCTCTTTACTCAGAG gtTGATCCACATCCCAGTGATGCCGAAGAGACCCAGCCTGTTTCCTTCATTCTCTGA